One region of Faecalibacter bovis genomic DNA includes:
- a CDS encoding acyl-CoA thioesterase — translation MIYKTVESSLITFSQLMLPSHSNFSGKIHGGYLLSLMDQIAFACASKYSGKYCVTASVDRVDFLTPVEVGELVTLNASVNYVGNTSMVIGIRVESQNVQTGEIRHCNSSYFTMICKEENGEKADAPKLILRSANEVRRFYKALHRIEEHKKAALQVKNPMDYHSEDLINYLLEHYNVKIQLDSRL, via the coding sequence ATGATTTATAAAACAGTAGAAAGTTCCTTGATAACTTTTTCGCAGTTAATGTTACCATCACACTCGAATTTTTCGGGTAAAATTCACGGAGGATATTTATTATCATTAATGGATCAAATTGCATTTGCATGTGCATCTAAATACTCCGGAAAATATTGCGTAACAGCATCTGTTGATCGAGTTGATTTTTTAACTCCAGTAGAAGTAGGGGAATTAGTAACATTAAACGCTTCGGTGAATTATGTTGGGAATACATCGATGGTCATTGGAATTCGCGTAGAAAGTCAAAATGTACAGACAGGAGAAATTAGACACTGTAATTCGTCTTATTTTACAATGATTTGTAAGGAAGAAAATGGTGAAAAAGCAGATGCTCCTAAATTAATTTTACGCTCAGCGAACGAGGTAAGACGTTTTTACAAAGCTCTGCATCGAATTGAAGAGCATAAAAAAGCTGCCTTACAAGTAAAAAATCCAATGGATTATCATTCAGAAGATTTAATCAATTATTTATTAGAACATTATAACGTTAAGATTCAATTAGATTCAAGATTATAA
- a CDS encoding GH3 auxin-responsive promoter family protein, with amino-acid sequence MKAILAKFYAKYIVNKDLKWMNNPIYTQEKTLLDLVKFAKNTKFGQDHHFDKIKTYDDFKKYVPIKDYEGLRIYFDEMVAGKSDVLWPGKPIYLAKTSGTTSGTKYIPLTKESIPFHINSAKNALLHYIKETGNAKFLNGKMIFLQGSPILEEKNGLKFGRLSGIVAHYVPKYLQTNRMPSWETNCIEEWEDKVDAVVKETIPENMTLISGIPPWLIMYFERLLAVSGKENIQTLFKDLQLMVTGGVNYEPYREKVNQLIGRNIDCIQTYPASEGFIAYQNTQKSEDLLLLLNNGMFYEFIPVDEFHNENPTRISIKDVEIGKDYVLILNTNAGLWGYNIGDTVRFTSTSPYKIVVSGRIKHFTSAFGEHVIAHEVEQALQKTLEKYPASVNEFTVAPQVNPTSGLPYHEWFVEFENYPENMEVFAGELDAQMRLQNVYYDDLIGGNILKQLVLSPIKKGGFQEYMKSIGKLGGQNKVPRLANDRSIADEFYRLNLINITQ; translated from the coding sequence ATGAAAGCTATTTTAGCTAAATTTTATGCAAAATATATTGTCAATAAAGATCTAAAATGGATGAATAATCCAATTTATACACAAGAAAAGACTTTATTAGACCTTGTAAAATTTGCAAAAAACACAAAATTTGGTCAAGATCATCATTTTGATAAAATCAAAACTTATGATGATTTTAAAAAATATGTACCGATCAAAGATTATGAAGGTTTACGTATCTATTTTGATGAAATGGTTGCAGGTAAATCTGATGTACTTTGGCCAGGTAAACCAATTTATTTAGCTAAAACTTCTGGAACAACTTCAGGTACTAAATACATTCCATTAACTAAAGAATCGATTCCTTTTCATATTAATTCTGCAAAAAATGCTTTGTTGCATTATATCAAAGAAACTGGAAACGCTAAATTCTTAAATGGTAAAATGATTTTTCTACAAGGAAGTCCAATTCTTGAGGAAAAAAATGGATTAAAATTCGGACGACTTTCTGGAATTGTAGCGCATTATGTTCCTAAATACCTTCAAACAAATCGAATGCCTTCTTGGGAAACGAATTGTATAGAAGAGTGGGAAGATAAGGTAGATGCAGTTGTTAAAGAAACTATACCTGAAAATATGACTTTGATTTCTGGTATTCCGCCATGGTTAATTATGTATTTTGAAAGATTATTAGCTGTATCTGGAAAAGAAAATATCCAAACTTTATTTAAAGATTTACAATTAATGGTTACTGGTGGGGTAAATTATGAACCTTATCGTGAGAAAGTAAACCAATTAATTGGTAGAAATATAGACTGTATACAAACCTATCCAGCATCGGAAGGTTTTATAGCATATCAAAACACACAAAAAAGCGAAGATTTACTGTTATTGTTAAACAACGGAATGTTCTATGAGTTCATTCCAGTAGATGAATTTCACAACGAAAATCCAACACGTATCTCAATAAAAGATGTGGAGATTGGAAAAGATTATGTATTAATTCTGAACACAAACGCCGGTTTATGGGGTTATAATATTGGTGATACAGTTCGTTTCACTTCTACATCTCCTTATAAAATTGTAGTATCGGGAAGAATTAAACATTTTACATCAGCCTTTGGCGAACACGTAATTGCACATGAAGTAGAACAAGCATTGCAAAAAACATTAGAAAAATATCCAGCGAGTGTAAATGAATTTACAGTTGCACCTCAGGTTAATCCAACTTCAGGTTTACCTTACCATGAATGGTTTGTTGAATTTGAAAATTATCCTGAAAATATGGAAGTTTTTGCTGGTGAATTAGATGCACAAATGCGTTTACAAAATGTTTATTACGATGATTTAATTGGAGGAAATATCTTGAAACAATTGGTTTTATCGCCAATTAAGAAAGGAGGTTTCCAAGAATATATGAAATCAATTGGAAAATTAGGTGGACAAAATAAAGTTCCTCGATTAGCCAATGATCGTTCTATTGCTGATGAATTTTATCGATTGAATTTAATAAACATCACACAATAA
- the porW gene encoding type IX secretion system periplasmic lipoprotein PorW/SprE, with product MKKYAFSIIVASLLVGCSTRKDTFQNRNYHKMTSWFNGLFNAEEELNKKQIELKSSYTEDYSEILPLGENYFGKNDNSQEFDGSLLNMTPGNLNGNDNNSNKPTGYEAVESKANKVIEKHSMMISGNEKNTMIARAYLLIGKARFNRGKYYEALDALNYVTKNFPKSKYYDEALLYQTLADIRGGNYFDGQEKLLKLYDKEDKLSKELNYLTAANYADFLIENKMYEEALESLQRAEYYSKGSDNRARVLFALGQVYSKLGMQEEAGEAFTQVYKIRPGFDMEVKSQLAIAQNFDPKINTYGSYKEHILDQSKKGIYTSKKNEFYYAIAEMAFRDGNINEAIEYSKLSLKEPISDPYIRAKAYENYANIEFSQGNYLHATSYFDSAVTNFTKESDKNRINEKNTILKKLMEMHYLVQKNDSILRIASMSKDEQKDHFTAYIAKIKKEEEERVIQEQQEMAEFQLGGKVASFTSSFDNSGSNKFYFYNQSLKNNGLAEFQRVWNSPSLKDNWRNSASNPGGNLADRENELLGNIAAGDPRRFEIDYYLEKIPKTANDLNNLKITRDTTQLSLGTGYYDHFNDVKLSASTLEKLVASPPKQKEVEVQALYQLYRIHKDRDKTLEDKYKNIILEKYGNTIYAGYILNPEVDFITAETKEALADYEATYTLYKEEKYEEVKQRVSAAITKYPTEIIIAKFALLNAFAVSKTESKENFEKALEIVVLAYDKTDEAKRAKQLLESLRNPDKSALTNASSGKNTDKEGSNSNTEVTSEEDENFVPPMPGGNPFGTVDQQFTPKAPTQNNKNNTNKKTNSTDEWDR from the coding sequence ATGAAGAAATACGCATTTAGCATCATTGTAGCAAGTCTTTTGGTGGGTTGTTCTACACGAAAAGATACTTTTCAGAATAGAAATTACCACAAAATGACTTCTTGGTTTAATGGCCTTTTTAACGCAGAAGAAGAATTAAATAAAAAACAGATTGAACTGAAATCTTCCTATACTGAAGATTACAGTGAGATTTTACCATTGGGTGAAAATTATTTTGGAAAAAATGATAATTCACAAGAATTTGATGGTTCTTTACTTAATATGACTCCAGGTAATTTGAATGGAAACGATAATAATTCAAATAAACCTACAGGTTACGAAGCTGTTGAATCTAAAGCAAATAAAGTAATAGAGAAACACTCTATGATGATTAGTGGTAATGAGAAAAACACTATGATTGCGCGTGCGTACTTATTAATTGGAAAGGCAAGGTTTAACAGAGGTAAATATTATGAAGCATTAGATGCTTTAAATTATGTAACCAAAAACTTCCCAAAATCAAAATATTACGATGAAGCATTGTTATACCAAACTTTAGCTGATATTCGTGGTGGAAATTATTTTGATGGTCAAGAAAAACTATTAAAACTTTACGATAAAGAAGACAAATTAAGTAAAGAATTAAATTACTTAACTGCAGCTAATTATGCAGACTTCTTGATCGAAAATAAAATGTACGAAGAAGCTTTAGAATCGCTACAAAGAGCTGAATATTACAGCAAAGGATCTGATAATAGAGCGCGTGTTTTATTTGCTTTAGGTCAAGTTTATTCTAAATTAGGAATGCAAGAAGAAGCTGGTGAAGCTTTTACACAAGTATATAAAATTCGTCCAGGATTTGATATGGAAGTAAAATCACAGTTAGCTATTGCTCAAAATTTTGATCCAAAAATCAATACCTACGGTTCGTACAAAGAACATATTTTAGACCAAAGTAAAAAAGGTATTTATACTTCTAAAAAGAATGAATTCTATTACGCTATTGCTGAAATGGCGTTTCGTGATGGAAATATTAATGAAGCTATCGAATATTCAAAATTATCTCTAAAAGAACCTATTTCAGACCCTTACATTAGAGCTAAAGCATATGAAAATTATGCAAATATCGAATTTAGCCAAGGAAATTATCTTCATGCAACTTCTTATTTTGATTCTGCTGTAACAAATTTCACAAAAGAATCTGACAAGAACAGAATTAATGAAAAAAATACTATTCTTAAAAAGTTAATGGAAATGCATTACTTGGTACAAAAGAATGATAGTATTTTGCGCATTGCTTCTATGTCTAAAGATGAGCAAAAAGATCATTTTACGGCATATATTGCAAAAATTAAAAAAGAAGAAGAAGAACGAGTTATTCAAGAACAGCAAGAAATGGCAGAATTCCAATTGGGTGGAAAAGTTGCAAGTTTTACATCAAGTTTTGATAATTCAGGTTCTAATAAATTTTACTTCTACAATCAAAGTTTAAAAAATAATGGTTTGGCTGAATTCCAACGTGTTTGGAACTCACCTTCTTTAAAAGATAATTGGAGAAATTCGGCTTCCAATCCAGGTGGAAATTTAGCAGATCGTGAAAACGAATTATTAGGAAATATTGCAGCTGGAGATCCTCGTCGTTTTGAGATTGATTATTATTTAGAGAAAATTCCTAAAACTGCTAATGATTTAAACAATTTAAAAATTACAAGAGATACAACACAACTTTCTTTAGGTACAGGTTATTACGATCATTTTAACGATGTTAAATTATCCGCATCTACTTTAGAAAAGTTGGTAGCTTCGCCGCCTAAGCAAAAAGAAGTCGAAGTTCAAGCTCTGTATCAATTGTATCGTATTCATAAAGATCGCGACAAAACGTTAGAAGATAAATACAAAAATATTATTCTTGAAAAGTATGGTAATACGATTTACGCTGGATATATTTTAAATCCTGAAGTTGACTTTATTACAGCCGAAACAAAAGAAGCTTTAGCTGATTACGAAGCAACTTATACGCTTTATAAAGAGGAGAAATATGAAGAAGTAAAACAACGTGTAAGCGCAGCAATTACAAAATATCCGACTGAGATTATTATTGCTAAATTTGCTTTACTTAATGCTTTTGCAGTTTCGAAAACCGAATCAAAAGAAAATTTTGAAAAAGCTTTAGAAATTGTGGTTTTAGCTTACGATAAAACGGACGAAGCGAAACGAGCGAAACAATTATTAGAAAGTTTAAGAAATCCTGATAAATCGGCATTAACAAATGCAAGTTCAGGAAAAAATACGGATAAAGAAGGTAGTAATTCTAACACTGAAGTAACCAGTGAAGAAGATGAAAATTTTGTTCCACCAATGCCTGGAGGAAATCCATTCGGCACAGTAGATCAACAATTTACACCGAAAGCACCAACTCAGAATAATAAAAATAATACAAATAAAAAAACAAATTCTACCGATGAGTGGGATAGATAA